The proteins below are encoded in one region of Coffea arabica cultivar ET-39 chromosome 4c, Coffea Arabica ET-39 HiFi, whole genome shotgun sequence:
- the LOC140004869 gene encoding AT-hook motif nuclear-localized protein 10-like: MTQLFLSIHLLFLAIVSRQLQCQGLYEIVRLSGFFFVSNNGQVQLSDSLKLTFRDPDGGVFGGPVIGSLIAATPLQVAVLTFIHDA, translated from the exons ATGACTCAGTTATTCTTGTCAATCCACCTGTTATTCTTGGCAATAGTGTCCCGGCAGTTGCAATGCCAG GGACTATATGAGATAGTTCGTCTCTCAGGCTTCTTCTTCGTTTCTAACAACGGCCAGGTGCAGCTGTCGGACAGTTTGAAATTGACCTTTCGTGATCCAGATGGTGGGGTTTTCGGTGGCCCTGTGATTGGTTCGCTGATTGCTGCCACACCTCTTCAG GTTGCAGTGCTTACCTTCATCCATGATGCATGA
- the LOC113740044 gene encoding uncharacterized protein, whose translation MRYAAMDQEKKDALNRHRKASYAAKRQSSPVAPTLAVRQLDKQNSTPGYCSDSSGRNRSIPDTDAQNIIDSDALADAFDGISEQLAFDMRSQNLPPQSSIPVSSSTVPSPLGVPAMVPVEEGTYVLEFDNSRFSESLNNPQIVVNTRVDGEDNHRIVLNSDPQLDQRVYNLPTSSQVAAIWTENEDEALEKMRENDRSMLLHTRRLLQQFAVDIYVKIEMSRLDFHRKNQTDIRTEILQGVMDSLSAGQTEGKSVSRRVYLLASFIGGPRDMCRRYVDAMDRPDLVSRVFRAKFELLKTKIVKKKIFGEVAACVHVIEFQKRGLPHAYLLIILKPEFKPLNSDAYDRIVSAEIPDPQNQSYLYNLVLKHRMHGRCELLNKENVCMKDGFCKNHYPKNFCDFTVHTEDSYPHYRRQNNGRFVRVRNNTLGNRWVVPYNPYLLALFDCHMNVEIYSMVKLVKYLYKYVYKGHDRVNFHIYSEDNPDDIDEIKNFQVGRWVVAAEAFWCIYRFNINEMTPAVYTLQLHLPDFLTVNGKLMLSYRDATFQMGLLQSNTHLEDTLNEATAFQMFSSLRTLFAILLAYCSSSNPKVLWERYEAEMSRDFERDKSFSTQNVEQIRRCVLLDINKSLEQIGKNINDYHLVLDSFVLSHDERLTREIQSELSIQFTEQDFLLPSKLNIGQRFAYDNILKEVFSSGNNYFFFVDGPGGIGKTFLYRSILATLRSQGFIAIAVASFGVAASILPGGRTAHSRFKIPLDISASKVCHISKQSSVAKLIMMAKLILWDEASMAKRDTIEVFDKLLKDVMDSDLSFGGKVVVFWEDFRQTLPIIQNATKDQQIEASFVNSPLWSSLRKLILTENMRAISDSHFSDFLLRIGEGCELEDADGKITLSKDISIPFDNKEDSLNRFVNFVFSDLSVYSSDPYQITNRCILTPKNTCVDDINEMMIDRFPGRPFVYMSNDRTINERDQSDYENFLNSLNPKGLPPHKLVLKEGCPIILLRNLNPMEGLCNGTWLICRELK comes from the exons ATGCGATATGCTGCTATGgatcaagaaaagaaggatGCATTAAATCGCCATAGGAAAGCTTCATATGCTGCGAAAAGACAGAGTAGTCCTGTTGCTCCCACCCTTGCTGTGCGACAGTTAGACAAGCAAAATTCTACGCCTGGCTATTGTTCAGATAGCTCAGGCAGAAATAGGTCTATACCTGATACGGATGCTCAGAATATAATCGATAGTGATGCATTAGCTGACGCATTTGATGGTATTTCTGAGCAACTGGCTTTTGATATGAGAAGCCAAAACTTACCTCCTCAAAGCTCGATACCTGTCAGTTCTTCTACCGTGCCTTCGCCGCTTGGAG ttcctGCCATGGTGCCTGTTGAAGAGGGTACCTATGTGCTTGAATTTGATAACTCTAGATTTTCTGAATCTTTAAACAATCCACAGATTGTTGTTAATACACGAGTTGATGGTGAAG ACAATCATAGGATTGTTCTCAACTCTGATCCTCAGCTGGATCAACGTGTATATAATTTGCCTACTTCATCCCAAGTTGCTGCCATTTGGACAGAAAATGAGGATGAAGCGCTTGAAAAG ATGAGAGAAAATGATAGATCAATGTTGTTGCACACAAGGAGGCTGCTACAGCAATTTGCTGTTGATATTTACGTAAAGATAGAAATGTCTAGGCTTGACTTCCATAGAAAGAACCAAACCGATATTAGGACTGAGATTTTACAAGGTGTAATGGATAGTCTATCTGCTGGCCAGACTGAAGGAAAAAGTGTTAGTCGTCGAGTTTATCTCCTGGCTTCTTTCATTGGTGGTCCAAGGGACATGTGCCGCAGATATGTTGATGCGATG GATAGGCCTGATTTAGTGTCAAGAGTCTTTAGAGCAAAGTTTGAGCTACTCAAGACTAAAATAGTGAAGAAAAAGATTTTTGGGGAGGTTGCTGCCTGTGTTCATGTGATTGAGTTCCAAAAAAGGGGTCTCCCTCATGCTTACCTCTTGATCATCCTTAAGCCTGAATTTAAGCCACTGAACTCTGATGCTTATGATCGTATTGTGTCTGCCGAGATTCCAGATCCGCAAAATCAAAGCTATTTGTATAATCTTGTGCTCAAACATAGGATGCATGGACGATGTGAACTTTTGAATAAGGAAAATGTTTGCATGAAAGATGGCTTTTGCAAAAATCATTATCCAAAGAATTTTTGTGATTTCACAGTCCATACTGAGGATAGCTACCCACACTATAGAAGGCAAAATAATGGTCGATTTGTAAGGGTGCGCAATAACACCCTTGGCAATCGATGGGTTGTGCCATATAACCCATACCTTCTTGCTCTCTTTGACTGCCACATGAACGTCGAAATCTATTCGATGGTTAAACTGGTCAAGTATTTGTATAAATATGTCTATAAGGGTCACGATCGTGTTAACTTCCATATTTATTCAGAAGATAACCCTGACGACATAGATGAAATAAAGAATTTTCAGGTTGGGCGGTGGGTAGTGGCTGCTGAAGCTTTTTGGTGCATTTATAGATTTAATATAAATGAGATGACTCCTGCTGTGTATACTCTTCAGTTGCATCTTCCAG ATTTCTTGACTGTTAATGGAAAGCTTATGCTCTCCTATAGAGACGCTACCTTCCAAATGGGACTGCTTCAATCTAACACACATCTGGAAGACACACTTAATGAAGCAACAGCCTTTCAGATGTTTTCTTCGTTAAGAACTCTCTTTGCAATCTTGTTAGCCTATTGCTCGTCGAGCAATCCTAAGGTCCTCTGGGAAAGATATGAAGCTGAAATGTCCAGGGATTTTGAAAGAGATAAGAGTTTTTCTACTCAGAATGTTGAACAAATAAGAAGATGTGTTTTGCTGGATATAAATAAATCCTTGGAACAGATAGGAAAAAATATCAATGACTACCATTTGGTGCTTGATAGTTTCGTTCTCAGTCATGATGAGCGGCTCACAAGAGAAATTCAGAGTGAGTTAAGCATACAGTTTACAGAGCAAGACTTTTTATTGCCTTCAAAGCTAAATATAGGCCAGAGATTTGCCTATGACAATATTCTGAAAGAAGTTTTCTCTTCTGGaaataactattttttttttgttgatggACCTGGTGGGATTGGTAAGACTTTTCTTTATCGCTCTATTCTGGCAACGCTTAGGTCCCAAGGGTTCATAGCAATAGCTGTTGCATCATTTGGAGTAGCTGCATCTATTCTTCCAGGAGGGAGGACTGCACACTCTAGGTTTAAAATCCCGTTGGACATTTCTGCAAGTAAAGTCTGCCATATCAGTAAACAGAGCTCTGTTGCTAAGCTTATTATGATGGCTAAATTAATTCTATGGGATGAGGCTTCTATGGCCAAGAGGGACACTATCGAAGTTTTTGACAAGTTGCTCAAAGATGTAATGGATTCTGATCTGTCTTTTGGTGGCAAAGTAGTAGTATTTTGGGAAGACTTTCGGCAAACTTTACCTATTATTCAGAATGCAACAAAGGATCAGCAAATAGAGGCCAGCTTTGTCAACTCCCCTTTATGGAGTTCTCTTCGAAAGTTAATCTTGACCGAAAACATGAGAGCTATCTCTGATAGCCATTTCTCCGATTTTCTGCTTAGGATAGGTGAAGGTTGCGAACTAGAGGATGCTGATGGAAAAATAACTTTATCAAAGGATATATCAATCCCGTTTGATAACAAAGAAGATTCACTTAACAG GTTTGTGAATTTTGTATTTTCGGATTTGAGCGTGTATTCATCTGATCCATACCAGATCACTAACAGATGTATTCTTACTCCAAAGAATACATGTGTCGATGATATAAATGAGATGATGATCGATCGCTTTCCTGGACGACCTTTTGTGTACATGAGCAATGATCGAACTATTAATGAGAGGGACCAATCTGACTACGAAAACTTTTTAAACTCTTTGAATCCCAAGGGTCTGCCCCCTCATAAActggttctaaaagaaggttgCCCTATTATTCTCCTTAGAAATTTAAATCCTATGGAAGGCTTATGCAATGGAACATGGCTTATATGTAGAGAGCTAAAGTAG